The DNA segment AGAGAAAAAGTGTCGTTGAAGAGAAAAAACATGGCGACTGGAGGAGGCGGTGGTCTGCCTCCGGACAAAGGAAAAGACCCAATTGAAAATGGCGAAGACAATATGGCGGACGATCCACCACGTGAATCGTACCTGTATACGGCTAGGGATGCTGCACCGTATCGAGTATACGTCGAAATACTTGACAAGACGAAACGCATCAACAAGTTTTCGGTGGGATCGGTGCTGCGTAAGCTCGACAAATACCGGAATCAGATCACGGAGCAGAAATATCTCGGACGCAATAAAATCATTGTGTTCTTCAACACATGGATGAAGGCGAATCTTCTAGTAGGAGAAGCCGTTTTGACGGAAAAAGGTTACAAGGCGTACATTCCCCGACATCTGGTTTGCATCACGGGCGTCATCGGAGGCATTCCGACGGATTTCGAGATGGAGGATATTGAGCAGGACTACGAATGCTCGTACCCGGTAGTGAATCTTTACAGGCTGAACAGATGGGATCGAGAAAAAGGAATGAAAGTTGCTTCAAACCTAGTCAGCGTTGCATGCAGGGCTAGCAGTTTGCCGGAAAAGATGAAGGTGTTTGGGTCGTCGGTTAAGGTCCAACCGTACATCCGAAAGTTCGTGTTCTGCAACAACTGTCACCGCTTCAGCCATAAAGAAGAAAGCTGCAAATCGAACAAGCGATGTGGCAAATGCTCACGCATACACGAGGAAGTTGAAGAACAATGCCCCAATGAAGTGAAGTGCCTGCATTGTCGGAAATCGGATCATCGTACCACGGATCCCAACTGCCCTTCCCGACAGCGAGAGATAAGTATCAAAACAATGATGTCGAAGAAAAACCTGACCTATGTGGAGGCCAGAGAACTCATTGCTCCGCTCACAACACAGAACCAGTACGACGTTTTGGCTGATATTGCTGCCAAATACTTTCGCAAAGATGACAGCTGGACGGTTCACCATGCGAAACAACCACCAACAGCAAAGGAATGACATCCTAACTAACAGATCGGATGAACGACCGCTGGGTGCTGTGAAGAAACCAGCAAACAGTACACCGGTTGGAGCTAAGAAAATGAGAATCGACGATGAACGCCAACAGCTGATCAAAGATCGGAACGTGGAAGTATCGTCTAAAGGAGCCGGGTTGGAGAATCGACATGTTGTTAGCGAACGGGAACGTTGGGACAACATTATCAGAAAAGCCAACGTCGACGCACAAGAAACGGCGAACCGCAACGTTCGGGGTGAACTCGCGAACTTTTACACGGCCTTGATCCAATGCCCTGGGGTCACAGAAGAACTACAGGAAACGATAAAAGAgtattctaaaaaatatttgaacctTGAAAGCATTATTGCATAAAATACATTACATACCACACGGAATTTTCAATTAACTAATCTCATATTTATCTTTTCTCACCAATGAATCATTTCAGGTTTCTACAGTGTAACATACAAAGCCTTTCCAGAAATAAGGATGAGTTGCAGAAAATATTGACTGTGGGAGACTATTCAGCTGTCTTACTTTCTGAAACTTGGACAAATCAATCTTTAGAACAAACTAGTAAGTACAATATTTCTCGGTATCACAGATTTGTAGATTCTAGGGTAGATAATTACGGAGGTAGCGCCATCTATCTAAAACAAGATCTGGgttataaaacaattaaaatgccTTTGCTCTCTAACGCTACACAGGCTGTAGCGATTCAAGTATGTA comes from the Aedes aegypti strain LVP_AGWG unplaced genomic scaffold, AaegL5.0 Primary Assembly AGWG_AaegL5_hic_scaff_2071_PBJ_arrow, whole genome shotgun sequence genome and includes:
- the LOC110680927 gene encoding uncharacterized protein LOC110680927 (The sequence of the model RefSeq protein was modified relative to this genomic sequence to represent the inferred CDS: added 111 bases not found in genome assembly), which translates into the protein MMSKKNLTYVEARELIAPLTTQNQYDVLADIAEFPALPNTFAKMTAGRFTMRNNHQQQRNDILTNRSDERPLGAVKKPANSTPVGAKKMRIDDERQQLIKDRNVEVSSKGAGLENRHVVSERERWDNIIRKANVDAQETANRNVRGELANFYTALIQCPGVTEELQETIKEYSKKYLNLESIIA